The following proteins are co-located in the Vigna unguiculata cultivar IT97K-499-35 chromosome 9, ASM411807v1, whole genome shotgun sequence genome:
- the LOC114162761 gene encoding uncharacterized protein LOC114162761, producing the protein MGFLTGSHKDSWQPIMTAKTNTHSYWLNWRVLLCSIWILVSVMLSSLLLWKYERLRKPETNGSRETQKETSATLYEDETWRPCLKGIHPAWLMAFRVLAFFALLVLLIINSIVDGGSIFYYYTQWTFTSITIYFGLGSLLSIHGCYQHHKKATGDKVGNVEGDAEQGIYDSSALPQSSNNLSDQDKSLRASKEVVIRQHAGIWGYTFQIIFQINAGAVMLTDCVFWFIIVPFLTIKDYNLNFLIVIMHSINAVFLIGDTALNCLRFPWFRIGYFCQWTIIYVIFQWMVHACINIWWPYPFLDLSSSYAPLWYFAVALLHIPCYGIFALLMKLKHHVLSTRFPDSYQCVK; encoded by the exons ATGGGCTTTCTAACAGGCTCTCACAAGGACTCATGGCAGCCCATTATGACTGCAAAGACAAACACACACAGTTACTGGCTTAATTGGAGAGTTCTTCTTTGTTCAATATGGATTCTGGTTTCAGTGATGTTGTCATCGTTGCTTTTGTGGAAGTATGAGCGTTTGAGAAAACCAGAAACCAATGGAAGCAGAGAAACACAAAAGGAAACATCAGCAACTTTGTATGAGGATGAAACTTGGAGGCCTTGCCTCAAAGGAATTCACCCTGCATGGCTCATGGCTTTCAGAGTGCTGGCCTTTTTTGCACTTTTGGTGCTTCTCATAATCAATTCCATTGTTGATGGAGGAAGCATTTTCTACTACTACACTCA GTGGACTTTCACTTCAATCACCATATATTTTGGG CTTGGATCTTTGCTCTCCATACATGGATGCTACCAACATCATAAGAAAGCAACTGGGGATAAGGTTGGTAATGTGGAAGGAGATGCAGAGCAAGGAATATATGATTCTTCTGCACTACCACAAAGCTCTAATAATCTATCAGACCAAGACAAAAGCTTAAGAGCCTCAAAAGAAGTTGTTATTCGCCAACATGCAGGGATTTGGGGTTAtacttttcaaataatattcCAG ATTAATGCTGGTGCTGTCATGCTCACTGATTGTGTATTTTGGTTCATAATTGTTCCATTTCTAACCATCAAAGATTACAACCTAAATTTT TTGATAGTGATTATGCACTCAATCAATGCAGTTTTCCTTATAGGTGACACGGCTTTAAATTGTCTG AGATTCCCTTGGTTTCGAATAGGATACTTTTGCCAGTGGACAATCATATATGTGATTTTTCAGTGGATGGTTCATGCTTGCATTAATATCTG GTGGCCTTATCCATTTCTTGATTTGTCATCCTCTTATGCTCCACTGTG GTACTTTGCAGTGGCATTACTGCACATTCCATGCTATGGAATTTTCGCTTTGTTAATGAAGCTGAAACACCATGTTTTGTCAACTCGGTTCCCAGACTCTTATCAATGTGTCAAATGA